The following coding sequences lie in one Alosa alosa isolate M-15738 ecotype Scorff River chromosome 21, AALO_Geno_1.1, whole genome shotgun sequence genomic window:
- the ctbp1 gene encoding C-terminal-binding protein 1 isoform X1: MGSSHLLNKGLPLGIRPPIMNGPMHPRPLVALLDGRDCTIEMPILKDVATVAFCDAQSTQEIHEKVLNEAVGALMYHTITLMREDLEKFKGLRIIVRIGSGFDNIDIKSAGDLGIAVCNMPAASVEETADSTLCHILNLYRRTTWLHQTLREGSRVQSVEQIREVASGAARIRGETLGIIGLGRVGQAVALRAKAFGFNVIFYDPYLLDGIERALGLQRVNTLQDLLFHSDCVTLHCSLNEHNHHLINDFTIKQMRQGAFLVNTARGGLVDEKALAQALKEGRIRGAALDVHETEPFSFSQGPLKDAPNLICTPHAAWYSEQASIEMREEAAREIRRAITGRIPDSLKNCVNKEFLNQTTHWASIDPSTIHPELNGAYSFAPQSYIVNLRYPPGVGSLASGGLPPPIEGIVPSTVPITHSLPTMTHPPHAPSPGNTGKSEPDREQHPNEQL, encoded by the exons ATGGGAAGCTCGCATTTGCTGAACAAAGGCTTGCCTTTAG gTATTAGACCCCCTATAATGAATGGACCAATGCACCCACGGCCACTAGTGGCCCTGCTAGATGGGCGGGACTGCACCATTGAGATGCCCATCTTGAAGGATGTAGCCACAGTGGCCTTTTGTGATGCTCAGTCTACCCAGGAGATCCATGAAAAG GTACTCAATGAGGCTGTGGGTGCCTTAATGTATCATACCATCACACTCATGAGAGAGGACCTTGAGAAATTCAAAGGACTTCGAATTATTGTCCGCATAGGAAGTGGCTTTGACAACATTGATATCAAGTCTGCAGGAGACCTAG GTATTGCCGTGTGTAACATGCCAGCTGCATCTGTCGAGGAGACGGCTGACTCCACCCTCTGTCACATCCTGAACCTATACAGACGAACCACATGGTTGCATCAGACTCTGCGGGAGGGCTCTCGGGTCCAAAGCGTAGAGCAAATCCGGGAAGTGGCATCAGGAGCTGCGCGGATCCGAGGAGAGACACTAGGAATTATTGGTCTTG GTCGCGTTGGTCAGGCAGTTGCACTGAGAGCCAAGGCCTTTGGATTCAATGTGATTTTCTATGACCCATACCTTTTAGATGGGATAGAAAGAGCCTTGGGCTTACAAAGAGTAAACACCCTCCAAGATCTTCTTTTCCATAGTGACTGTGTCACACTCCACTGCAGCCTGAATGAGCACAACCATCATCTCATCAATGACTTCACCATCAAGCAG ATGCGTCAGGGTGCATTCCTGGTGAACACGGCAAGGGGGGGATTAGTGGATGAGAAGGCCTTGGCACAAGCCCTAAAGGAGGGGAGGATACGTGGAGCAGCCCTAGATGTCCATGAGACGGAGCCCTtcag CTTCAGTCAAGGTCCACTGAAGGATGCACCAAATCTGATCTGCACACCACATGCAGCCTGGTACAGCGAGCAGGCATCCatagagatgagagaagaggcagCTAGGGAGATCCGCAGAGCCATTACAG GTCGCATTCCAGACAGTCTGAAGAACTGTGTTAACAAAGAATTTCTAAACCAAACTACACATTGGGCAAGCATTGATCCTTCTACAATTCATCCAGAACTGAATGGAGCATACAG CTTTGCTCCTCAAAGCTATATTGTCAATCTTAGGTATCCGCCTGGTGTAGGAAGCCTTGCCTCTGGAGGGCTGCCTCCCCCCATTGAGGGAATTGTTCCGAGCACTGTGCCCATCACACACAGCTTGCCAACAATGACGCATCCACCACATGCCCCATCGCCCGGAAATACAGGCAAATCTGAGCCTGACAGAGAACAGCACCCCAATGAGCAGCTGTAG
- the ctbp1 gene encoding C-terminal-binding protein 1 isoform X2, producing MGSSHLLNKGLPLGIRPPIMNGPMHPRPLVALLDGRDCTIEMPILKDVATVAFCDAQSTQEIHEKVLNEAVGALMYHTITLMREDLEKFKGLRIIVRIGSGFDNIDIKSAGDLGIAVCNMPAASVEETADSTLCHILNLYRRTTWLHQTLREGSRVQSVEQIREVASGAARIRGETLGIIGLGRVGQAVALRAKAFGFNVIFYDPYLLDGIERALGLQRVNTLQDLLFHSDCVTLHCSLNEHNHHLINDFTIKQMRQGAFLVNTARGGLVDEKALAQALKEGRIRGAALDVHETEPFSQGPLKDAPNLICTPHAAWYSEQASIEMREEAAREIRRAITGRIPDSLKNCVNKEFLNQTTHWASIDPSTIHPELNGAYSFAPQSYIVNLRYPPGVGSLASGGLPPPIEGIVPSTVPITHSLPTMTHPPHAPSPGNTGKSEPDREQHPNEQL from the exons ATGGGAAGCTCGCATTTGCTGAACAAAGGCTTGCCTTTAG gTATTAGACCCCCTATAATGAATGGACCAATGCACCCACGGCCACTAGTGGCCCTGCTAGATGGGCGGGACTGCACCATTGAGATGCCCATCTTGAAGGATGTAGCCACAGTGGCCTTTTGTGATGCTCAGTCTACCCAGGAGATCCATGAAAAG GTACTCAATGAGGCTGTGGGTGCCTTAATGTATCATACCATCACACTCATGAGAGAGGACCTTGAGAAATTCAAAGGACTTCGAATTATTGTCCGCATAGGAAGTGGCTTTGACAACATTGATATCAAGTCTGCAGGAGACCTAG GTATTGCCGTGTGTAACATGCCAGCTGCATCTGTCGAGGAGACGGCTGACTCCACCCTCTGTCACATCCTGAACCTATACAGACGAACCACATGGTTGCATCAGACTCTGCGGGAGGGCTCTCGGGTCCAAAGCGTAGAGCAAATCCGGGAAGTGGCATCAGGAGCTGCGCGGATCCGAGGAGAGACACTAGGAATTATTGGTCTTG GTCGCGTTGGTCAGGCAGTTGCACTGAGAGCCAAGGCCTTTGGATTCAATGTGATTTTCTATGACCCATACCTTTTAGATGGGATAGAAAGAGCCTTGGGCTTACAAAGAGTAAACACCCTCCAAGATCTTCTTTTCCATAGTGACTGTGTCACACTCCACTGCAGCCTGAATGAGCACAACCATCATCTCATCAATGACTTCACCATCAAGCAG ATGCGTCAGGGTGCATTCCTGGTGAACACGGCAAGGGGGGGATTAGTGGATGAGAAGGCCTTGGCACAAGCCCTAAAGGAGGGGAGGATACGTGGAGCAGCCCTAGATGTCCATGAGACGGAGCCCTtcag TCAAGGTCCACTGAAGGATGCACCAAATCTGATCTGCACACCACATGCAGCCTGGTACAGCGAGCAGGCATCCatagagatgagagaagaggcagCTAGGGAGATCCGCAGAGCCATTACAG GTCGCATTCCAGACAGTCTGAAGAACTGTGTTAACAAAGAATTTCTAAACCAAACTACACATTGGGCAAGCATTGATCCTTCTACAATTCATCCAGAACTGAATGGAGCATACAG CTTTGCTCCTCAAAGCTATATTGTCAATCTTAGGTATCCGCCTGGTGTAGGAAGCCTTGCCTCTGGAGGGCTGCCTCCCCCCATTGAGGGAATTGTTCCGAGCACTGTGCCCATCACACACAGCTTGCCAACAATGACGCATCCACCACATGCCCCATCGCCCGGAAATACAGGCAAATCTGAGCCTGACAGAGAACAGCACCCCAATGAGCAGCTGTAG
- the ctbp1 gene encoding C-terminal-binding protein 1 isoform X3 yields the protein MSSGIRPPIMNGPMHPRPLVALLDGRDCTIEMPILKDVATVAFCDAQSTQEIHEKVLNEAVGALMYHTITLMREDLEKFKGLRIIVRIGSGFDNIDIKSAGDLGIAVCNMPAASVEETADSTLCHILNLYRRTTWLHQTLREGSRVQSVEQIREVASGAARIRGETLGIIGLGRVGQAVALRAKAFGFNVIFYDPYLLDGIERALGLQRVNTLQDLLFHSDCVTLHCSLNEHNHHLINDFTIKQMRQGAFLVNTARGGLVDEKALAQALKEGRIRGAALDVHETEPFSFSQGPLKDAPNLICTPHAAWYSEQASIEMREEAAREIRRAITGRIPDSLKNCVNKEFLNQTTHWASIDPSTIHPELNGAYSFAPQSYIVNLRYPPGVGSLASGGLPPPIEGIVPSTVPITHSLPTMTHPPHAPSPGNTGKSEPDREQHPNEQL from the exons ATGTCATCAG gTATTAGACCCCCTATAATGAATGGACCAATGCACCCACGGCCACTAGTGGCCCTGCTAGATGGGCGGGACTGCACCATTGAGATGCCCATCTTGAAGGATGTAGCCACAGTGGCCTTTTGTGATGCTCAGTCTACCCAGGAGATCCATGAAAAG GTACTCAATGAGGCTGTGGGTGCCTTAATGTATCATACCATCACACTCATGAGAGAGGACCTTGAGAAATTCAAAGGACTTCGAATTATTGTCCGCATAGGAAGTGGCTTTGACAACATTGATATCAAGTCTGCAGGAGACCTAG GTATTGCCGTGTGTAACATGCCAGCTGCATCTGTCGAGGAGACGGCTGACTCCACCCTCTGTCACATCCTGAACCTATACAGACGAACCACATGGTTGCATCAGACTCTGCGGGAGGGCTCTCGGGTCCAAAGCGTAGAGCAAATCCGGGAAGTGGCATCAGGAGCTGCGCGGATCCGAGGAGAGACACTAGGAATTATTGGTCTTG GTCGCGTTGGTCAGGCAGTTGCACTGAGAGCCAAGGCCTTTGGATTCAATGTGATTTTCTATGACCCATACCTTTTAGATGGGATAGAAAGAGCCTTGGGCTTACAAAGAGTAAACACCCTCCAAGATCTTCTTTTCCATAGTGACTGTGTCACACTCCACTGCAGCCTGAATGAGCACAACCATCATCTCATCAATGACTTCACCATCAAGCAG ATGCGTCAGGGTGCATTCCTGGTGAACACGGCAAGGGGGGGATTAGTGGATGAGAAGGCCTTGGCACAAGCCCTAAAGGAGGGGAGGATACGTGGAGCAGCCCTAGATGTCCATGAGACGGAGCCCTtcag CTTCAGTCAAGGTCCACTGAAGGATGCACCAAATCTGATCTGCACACCACATGCAGCCTGGTACAGCGAGCAGGCATCCatagagatgagagaagaggcagCTAGGGAGATCCGCAGAGCCATTACAG GTCGCATTCCAGACAGTCTGAAGAACTGTGTTAACAAAGAATTTCTAAACCAAACTACACATTGGGCAAGCATTGATCCTTCTACAATTCATCCAGAACTGAATGGAGCATACAG CTTTGCTCCTCAAAGCTATATTGTCAATCTTAGGTATCCGCCTGGTGTAGGAAGCCTTGCCTCTGGAGGGCTGCCTCCCCCCATTGAGGGAATTGTTCCGAGCACTGTGCCCATCACACACAGCTTGCCAACAATGACGCATCCACCACATGCCCCATCGCCCGGAAATACAGGCAAATCTGAGCCTGACAGAGAACAGCACCCCAATGAGCAGCTGTAG
- the ctbp1 gene encoding C-terminal-binding protein 1 isoform X4 translates to MGSSHLLNKGLPLGIRPPIMNGPMHPRPLVALLDGRDCTIEMPILKDVATVAFCDAQSTQEIHEKVLNEAVGALMYHTITLMREDLEKFKGLRIIVRIGSGFDNIDIKSAGDLGIAVCNMPAASVEETADSTLCHILNLYRRTTWLHQTLREGSRVQSVEQIREVASGAARIRGETLGIIGLGRVGQAVALRAKAFGFNVIFYDPYLLDGIERALGLQRVNTLQDLLFHSDCVTLHCSLNEHNHHLINDFTIKQMRQGAFLVNTARGGLVDEKALAQALKEGRIRGAALDVHETEPFSFSQGPLKDAPNLICTPHAAWYSEQASIEMREEAAREIRRAITGRIPDSLKNCVNKEFLNQTTHWASIDPSTIHPELNGAYRYPPGVGSLASGGLPPPIEGIVPSTVPITHSLPTMTHPPHAPSPGNTGKSEPDREQHPNEQL, encoded by the exons ATGGGAAGCTCGCATTTGCTGAACAAAGGCTTGCCTTTAG gTATTAGACCCCCTATAATGAATGGACCAATGCACCCACGGCCACTAGTGGCCCTGCTAGATGGGCGGGACTGCACCATTGAGATGCCCATCTTGAAGGATGTAGCCACAGTGGCCTTTTGTGATGCTCAGTCTACCCAGGAGATCCATGAAAAG GTACTCAATGAGGCTGTGGGTGCCTTAATGTATCATACCATCACACTCATGAGAGAGGACCTTGAGAAATTCAAAGGACTTCGAATTATTGTCCGCATAGGAAGTGGCTTTGACAACATTGATATCAAGTCTGCAGGAGACCTAG GTATTGCCGTGTGTAACATGCCAGCTGCATCTGTCGAGGAGACGGCTGACTCCACCCTCTGTCACATCCTGAACCTATACAGACGAACCACATGGTTGCATCAGACTCTGCGGGAGGGCTCTCGGGTCCAAAGCGTAGAGCAAATCCGGGAAGTGGCATCAGGAGCTGCGCGGATCCGAGGAGAGACACTAGGAATTATTGGTCTTG GTCGCGTTGGTCAGGCAGTTGCACTGAGAGCCAAGGCCTTTGGATTCAATGTGATTTTCTATGACCCATACCTTTTAGATGGGATAGAAAGAGCCTTGGGCTTACAAAGAGTAAACACCCTCCAAGATCTTCTTTTCCATAGTGACTGTGTCACACTCCACTGCAGCCTGAATGAGCACAACCATCATCTCATCAATGACTTCACCATCAAGCAG ATGCGTCAGGGTGCATTCCTGGTGAACACGGCAAGGGGGGGATTAGTGGATGAGAAGGCCTTGGCACAAGCCCTAAAGGAGGGGAGGATACGTGGAGCAGCCCTAGATGTCCATGAGACGGAGCCCTtcag CTTCAGTCAAGGTCCACTGAAGGATGCACCAAATCTGATCTGCACACCACATGCAGCCTGGTACAGCGAGCAGGCATCCatagagatgagagaagaggcagCTAGGGAGATCCGCAGAGCCATTACAG GTCGCATTCCAGACAGTCTGAAGAACTGTGTTAACAAAGAATTTCTAAACCAAACTACACATTGGGCAAGCATTGATCCTTCTACAATTCATCCAGAACTGAATGGAGCATACAG GTATCCGCCTGGTGTAGGAAGCCTTGCCTCTGGAGGGCTGCCTCCCCCCATTGAGGGAATTGTTCCGAGCACTGTGCCCATCACACACAGCTTGCCAACAATGACGCATCCACCACATGCCCCATCGCCCGGAAATACAGGCAAATCTGAGCCTGACAGAGAACAGCACCCCAATGAGCAGCTGTAG